In a single window of the Syntrophorhabdaceae bacterium genome:
- a CDS encoding catalase yields the protein MKDEKKRLTTNSGAPVVDNQNAMTAGPRGPMLLQDVWFMEKLANFDREVIPERRMHAKGSGAFGAFTVTHDITRYTKAKIFSEVGKKTETFTRFSTVAGERGAADAERDIRGFATKFYTEEGNWDLVGNNTPVFFLRDPLKFPDLNHAVKRDPRTNMRSARNNWDFWTSLPEALHQVTIVMSDRGLPLSYRHMHGFGSHTFSLINGRNERHWVKFHLKSRQGIQNLSDQEAEALVGKDRESHQRDLLESIDRGDFPQWTMYIQVMPEKEAATCPYNPFDLTKVWFHKDYPLMEVGILELNRNPENYFAEVEQAAFNPANIVPGIGFSPDKMLQGRLFSYGDAQRYRLGVNHHLIPVNKARCPVHSYHRDGAMRVDNNYGSTLGYQPNSYGEWNEQPEFAEPPLSLEGAADHWNHRMDEDYYSQPGLLFGLMTREKQALLFSNTARAIADAPMEVKVRHIGNCLKADPAYGKGVADALKIPLDQVPK from the coding sequence ATGAAGGACGAAAAGAAACGCCTGACCACTAACTCGGGAGCGCCTGTGGTCGACAACCAGAATGCCATGACCGCGGGACCGCGCGGGCCAATGCTGCTCCAGGACGTGTGGTTCATGGAAAAGCTTGCGAATTTCGACCGGGAAGTAATACCGGAGCGGCGGATGCACGCGAAGGGCTCCGGGGCGTTCGGGGCCTTTACCGTGACCCACGATATTACCCGTTATACGAAAGCGAAAATTTTCTCCGAGGTAGGCAAGAAGACGGAGACTTTCACGCGCTTTTCCACGGTGGCCGGCGAGCGCGGGGCAGCGGACGCGGAGCGCGACATCAGGGGGTTCGCCACAAAGTTTTACACCGAGGAGGGGAACTGGGACCTGGTGGGCAATAATACGCCTGTATTTTTCCTGCGGGACCCTCTCAAGTTCCCGGACCTCAACCACGCGGTGAAGAGAGACCCCAGGACCAACATGAGAAGCGCGCGCAACAACTGGGATTTCTGGACCTCTCTCCCCGAAGCGCTTCACCAGGTGACCATCGTGATGAGCGACCGTGGCCTGCCCCTGTCATACAGGCACATGCACGGATTCGGCAGCCACACCTTCAGCCTCATCAACGGCAGGAATGAGCGTCACTGGGTTAAATTTCACCTCAAGTCCCGGCAAGGGATTCAAAACCTGAGCGATCAGGAGGCGGAGGCGCTTGTCGGCAAAGACAGGGAAAGCCACCAGCGAGACCTCCTGGAAAGCATCGACAGGGGTGATTTCCCCCAATGGACCATGTATATCCAGGTGATGCCGGAGAAAGAGGCGGCCACGTGCCCTTATAACCCCTTCGATCTCACCAAAGTCTGGTTCCATAAAGACTATCCCCTCATGGAAGTGGGTATCCTCGAATTGAACCGGAACCCGGAGAATTATTTTGCCGAGGTGGAGCAGGCCGCCTTCAACCCCGCCAATATCGTGCCCGGCATCGGCTTCTCACCGGACAAGATGCTCCAGGGGAGGCTCTTTTCCTATGGCGACGCCCAGCGTTACCGTCTCGGCGTCAACCATCACCTGATCCCCGTGAATAAGGCCCGCTGCCCTGTCCACAGCTACCACAGGGACGGCGCAATGCGGGTGGACAACAACTACGGCAGCACCCTGGGATACCAGCCCAACAGCTATGGCGAATGGAACGAGCAGCCTGAGTTCGCCGAGCCGCCCCTCAGTCTGGAGGGCGCTGCGGATCACTGGAACCACAGGATGGATGAGGATTACTACAGTCAACCGGGACTCCTTTTCGGACTCATGACACGAGAAAAGCAGGCCCTTCTCTTCAGCAATACGGCCAGGGCCATCGCGGACGCCCCGATGGAGGTAAAGGTCCGCCACATCGGCAATTGCCTGAAAGCCGACCCTGCTTACGGGAAAGGCGTAGCCGATGCGCTGAAGATTCCTCTCGACCAGGTCCCGAAGTAA
- a CDS encoding Fur family transcriptional regulator, protein MGKTGDRGQEITDGLKRKGMKLTPQRLEIIRLLSRDNNHPSARALLRKVRETMPKVSTSTVYYTLNMLKKEGLIKELEFDNMDSRYEARMEDHIDLICEKCGAIENFDRDVADVPALIEAATGFRSRKMRYEYYGFCRKCRKED, encoded by the coding sequence ATGGGTAAGACCGGCGATAGAGGACAAGAGATAACCGATGGGCTTAAAAGAAAAGGTATGAAGCTCACGCCCCAGAGGCTGGAGATTATCCGGCTTCTTTCTCGCGACAATAATCATCCGAGCGCCCGGGCTTTGCTGAGGAAGGTGAGGGAGACGATGCCGAAGGTCAGCACTTCGACTGTCTATTACACGTTGAATATGCTCAAGAAGGAGGGACTGATCAAGGAGCTCGAGTTCGACAATATGGATAGCAGGTATGAGGCGCGCATGGAGGACCACATCGACCTCATCTGCGAAAAATGCGGGGCCATAGAGAATTTTGACAGGGATGTTGCGGATGTGCCTGCCTTGATCGAAGCGGCAACAGGGTTCAGAAGCAGAAAGATGAGGTACGAGTATTACGGTTTTTGCAGGAAATGCAGGAAAGAGGACTGA
- a CDS encoding glycine zipper domain-containing protein, with the protein MDIAFQITMKRQHLRETGKMRDQKELLTIVIIAACFLTFSCTSTGYNTQKGAAIGAGIGAIAGQLIGSNTAGTLIGAGAGALAGAVVGNAVDQNENQARLAHTEQSAASAGPQEQPPGQWVMVQGQWIGGKWVPAHRAWVPVNPTQ; encoded by the coding sequence ATGGATATTGCTTTCCAGATAACCATGAAGCGCCAGCACCTCAGGGAGACCGGGAAAATGAGAGACCAGAAAGAACTCCTCACCATAGTAATTATTGCGGCGTGTTTTCTCACTTTTTCATGCACATCAACCGGATATAATACCCAAAAAGGCGCGGCCATCGGCGCGGGAATCGGCGCGATCGCCGGCCAGCTCATAGGGAGCAACACCGCAGGGACGCTCATAGGAGCGGGCGCCGGGGCGCTTGCAGGCGCCGTGGTAGGAAATGCGGTGGACCAGAACGAGAACCAGGCAAGGCTGGCCCATACAGAACAGAGTGCGGCGTCCGCCGGTCCTCAGGAGCAACCCCCGGGACAATGGGTGATGGTTCAGGGGCAATGGATAGGCGGAAAGTGGGTCCCCGCCCACAGGGCCTGGGTCCCCGTCAACCCGACACAATAA